The Chryseobacterium nakagawai genome has a segment encoding these proteins:
- a CDS encoding helix-turn-helix domain-containing protein, protein MKISGRHIGEMLKEAREQRQLTQEQLAQKVGKKRSYISKVETDYGNNIKLQTLKEIVEKGFDGTVKINLEL, encoded by the coding sequence ATGAAAATATCAGGCAGACATATTGGAGAAATGCTGAAGGAAGCCAGAGAACAAAGACAGCTAACTCAAGAACAATTAGCCCAAAAAGTGGGTAAGAAAAGGAGTTACATTTCTAAGGTCGAAACTGATTATGGCAATAATATCAAACTTCAAACCCTTAAAGAGATAGTAGAAAAGGGATTTGACGGTACGGTTAAAATTAATTTGGAACTCTGA
- a CDS encoding DUF4134 domain-containing protein — protein sequence MEKQRKKVLLAAVAMLSGIGAFAQGNGSAGINEATQMVTSYFDPATQLIYAIGAVVGLIGGVKVYNKFSSGDPDTSKTAASWFGACIFLIVAATILRSFFL from the coding sequence ATGGAAAAACAAAGAAAAAAAGTTTTGCTGGCAGCAGTGGCAATGCTGTCAGGAATTGGTGCATTCGCACAGGGAAACGGCTCGGCAGGTATCAACGAAGCTACCCAGATGGTAACAAGTTATTTCGACCCCGCAACCCAGTTAATCTACGCCATCGGTGCTGTCGTCGGTTTGATAGGGGGCGTTAAGGTGTACAACAAATTCAGTTCCGGCGACCCCGATACATCGAAAACTGCGGCTTCGTGGTTCGGTGCGTGTATCTTCTTGATTGTGGCGGCAACTATCCTGCGTTCATTCTTCCTTTAA
- a CDS encoding DUF4133 domain-containing protein yields the protein MNYNINKGIGRTVEFKGLKAQYLFIFAGGLLGTLIFVMILYMAGVNSYICLFLGAGGASLIVWQTFSLNRKYGEHGLMKIAANKRHPRYIICRKPVHRYLKFTSKPNAL from the coding sequence ATGAATTACAATATCAACAAAGGCATCGGAAGAACGGTGGAGTTTAAAGGTCTGAAAGCACAATACCTGTTCATTTTTGCAGGTGGCTTGCTCGGTACGCTCATTTTCGTGATGATACTGTATATGGCAGGCGTAAACTCTTACATCTGCCTTTTCCTCGGAGCAGGCGGTGCTTCGCTCATTGTATGGCAGACCTTTTCCCTTAACAGGAAGTACGGCGAACACGGGCTGATGAAAATCGCAGCCAATAAACGGCATCCACGCTACATCATCTGCCGCAAGCCTGTACACCGCTATTTAAAATTCACTTCTAAACCAAATGCCCTATGA